The Arabidopsis thaliana chromosome 5, partial sequence genomic interval aagCATAGGGAGTTTTgcggaacaccaccggttattccataattagagtatGAGTTTAaaaatggttcgataacaacctagctttcattagatctactaaccaatagtttcctgagaataccttGTTTCTAGCTCTTTATTTAATCGGTTACAACCAATCAATAtgctgtctttttactttgttctcctttattttcaatcatttcctactagcttaatctcgataTTTAATtcattgtgtgaacaaaagaactttgtggaaatcgatccttaaatactgcaattgatctcttatttgagagagtagttcttaGGGTAATTTGAACCTTATCATATACTAAACAATGTCAATATTCATGATCGTTCACctgtttttgatgatatattacaAGTTCGAGCTCTGAAAGTGAGATAAGTAGACAACGAGAATGATTATAATTTGGCTTACTATCTCACAGATGAAATTTATCCTAAATGGGCTACATTTATCCAATCTATTTCACTACCACAAGATGAAAAAACTACTTTATTTGCTACAAATCAAGAAGCTTGTCGTAAAGATGTTAAGCGTTCCTTTGGAGATTTGCAAGCTCGATTTGCTATTGTCAAACATCCAGCTCTTATTTGGGATAATATGAAAATCAGAAATATTATGGGagcatatataatatttcacAATATGATAATAGATGACGAACGAGATGGATACACTCAATATGATGTATCCGATTTTGCACATCCAGAATCAACCAGTTTTTCACAAGTGGATTTCACATATTCTACAGATATGCCTTCAAATCTTGGTAATACGATGGCCACTCGAACCCAACTTCGTGATCAGACTAAGAATGAacaattgaaaattgatttagTCGAACACATAAGGCAAAATTTTGGTCCGAATCAAgcttaaattttattgttattcaaatttttcatttctatatcttttgttttgcttttctgTTATGTAtgtttacaattttaatatttctaataattattatgttttttaaattaaaaactttataatattttattttgttttattttgtttttttttttaaaaacctaCTTAAAAACTCCAccattaaacaataaaaaaatataaggattcaacaaaaactctaaactttaaattattcaaaatttagtattataaaaatgtaaagagTCTTTAATTAGGACTTACCCATACAAATCTTCAGCAAATGTTTTACTCAAAGCTTAAAGCCCTATGACGTTTCAAATAACGTTATGTTTTGTATGTCTTTGTGGCTTCAATTCTAAACGAAAAATTCCTTCATAGTAGTTTGTGACGTtcttttcctattttttttactataaacAAAGCTTATGGACCCTAATAACTGAAGCATGGAGACTCATTTGGCTACCAAAGGTATTTTGTTCAAGATAATATCAACTGTAACATGTTGCTCGCAATGCACATTCTTAGTAAATGCAGAGGTGACGAGGAGAGATTCGGTACTATTAGCGGGTTATAAGTAAATGTATTATATTACCTAtactattttgttaatatcTTAAGTGTGTTTAGGGCTTCTTGTACGGTTGTACCATGTATATATACGCTCTCTTTAAGATTAATAAGATTACAACATTCTCTTCTCCCTTTGGCATGGTGTGATTCAGATGCTAACGGTTAGTAATGGAATTATTCATCTGTTTGTGAACCACATTCCCAATGATCAATAGTGTTAACATAAGACTATGGACAAAGAGAAAGGTTTTAGATCCATATAGCTAGTGTATCACATTACTTGCCGCACAAGAAAACTAGTCTTCTTCGTCAGAGTCGTTTACTGTTATCTCAAACGTAATCTCCTCAAACCGTCCATGCTTCTCTTCACACCCGTCTCTTCCACACTGCATCTCATTGAAATCCATGACTGAACCCACCGAGGAACGGTTCGATTCGGAGCTGCAGAAGATACTCCAATTAGGAACCAAAGAAGCAATCTCTCCATCGATCATATTAGCTATCTTTGTGACATCACGGTCATCCATCTCCAGCTCTTCCACCATCTCTCTTGCAACGCTTATTGCTGTGTCAGTCTCGATGTCGAACGGGAAGTATATGTTTCTCACACAACCTTCCTTGTTGACGGTTTTGAGTCGCAGAAATAGTCCATCTCCattgtctcttctcttcccttTAATGCTTATATCTACACTACCAAacctcttatcttcttcttcttcatcatcatcattttgaaACTCCAAGAGATCTATCTCGTGTGACTCCACTGTCTCATCTCCATTGTAATCCCATTGGTTTTGATTATAGAGGCTGTAGTAACCGTTTGAGTAGTGAGGTATATGATAAGAATGTCTAAGAGGAGTCCCTGCTTCATCTATCAAGCCCTTTTCGCTCTCTACGCGTCTCATATCCGATTCATCGATACAAAGAAAATGGTCATCTAGTAGTTCACAAGCAGAGAGTCTAAGGGACACTGTGGCCAAACACTTCTCGATAAACCCTCTAACCTCTGGATCCTTCACTTTGTCTAATCCATCTGGTTTCTTGCCCTGAGAAAGATAACTTTAACAATCTTAAAACTCAACATAAGAGATGTTATAATCGCGGTAAACACGGATGGATCCTTACCGATATaactctcttgtaaatctGAGCAGGGTGAGAACACTCACTATACGGGTAATCAAACGTTACCATTTCCAAAACACACATACCGAACGAGTAAATATCGACTAATTGGTTATATTCTTCTTTATAAACTTCAGGAGCCATGAACTCTGGTGTGCCTAAAGATATCAAACAACTTTCAACAGATCATAATCCAACTATTGATGGATTCAGCAAAGCAAAAACACTGAAGAGAGATTGCTTACCAACACAATGAGCAGCGTGAGAGTGTTGTAAACAAGCAGCAAGACCAAGATCTCCAATCTTGACTTCTCCTTGGTTCccatttataaaaatgttgtCACACTTGAGATCTCTATGAATCACAGGAGGGTCATGTGTATGAAGATAGTTTAATCCTCTTAAAATCTGTCTACACCAATTCTTTACCGCTCTTATGTTCACTCTCTTATGTTTTAGCCTATACCTGCATgaaagatataaaaacattatgagTAAGTTATCAAGAGAACTTCACTTATGAGATAGAGAGATAAGCTTACTGTCTCAAGGTGCCAGAAGTGAACATTTCAGTGACAAAGTTGATGTTTCGATTATCGGTATCGACCCAAGAAGCGTAGAACTTCATGatgcttttgtgttttaagGTTTTGAGGAGATGGATCTCACAGTAGAGCCTCTCTAGCTCTTGAGGACTCTGCAAGAAATCGTAGAGCTTTACTTGGTTCCATGCTACTTCTATACCTTGATACTCATCAAATCCTCTGTAACTGCAAATCCAAATTATGGAACCAAAAACATAGTCTTTTTCTAGTTTAGAATCACTAAacccattttttgtttaatgatCAAAGATTTCAACCTTTTTCGCTTTGAAatgataaatctttttaaaaatcaatcatGAATCAACCACCACTAAAAGTAAAAAgctaaaactcaaaaaaatacaaaaaaaaaaacatctatgaaaatgaaaaataatcaaaattactaagaaaatttgaaacaaaaagtaagAACTTGTCTTTGAAAAGCATGAAACTCCAACACCAAAGTTTTAGAGAAGTTGATACTTGaaaaaaaggtaagaaaaCTTAAGAGAGAAATTGGATTCTTACACAGTCTTTGAAGATCCTTTACCCAGAACTTCATTGTActaaaacaacaagaacacacacatataacaaaaaaaactcaacaaaacaaaagagatgatcataataaacaaacaaattattgaGAGATATAAAGGAAATTTACTCTTCCATATCTTCCAGTAGGATCAACTTCAACATACTCAGAGTAATCTGATTCAAGATGGCTGAGATTGTTCATCATACACCCCAACAAAGATCAGAAAGAGCAATACAATAGCtggaaaatataaagaaaccaagaagtcccaaaaaatgaaaagagctaagcaaatatatttaaatatctatGTTATGGGTTTCTTATAGCCttttcatcataatcatcTTTGTACTTCTGACATAATAagttaaacaaattaaacattaaACTCAGTGTAAATGAGGAGACAAAAAAACTAgattcctttttttctctgtttttttattgcttctttagttgttgtttttttggagaaagaaTTTTCTTTAGTCGTTCTTACACTGAAACATGACTATTATATCTCATGAAAGATGTAAATAAAGGTGGGTGCAAGACGAAATGAGCGTGGTTCATACTATGATACGAATAAacaaatctttgattttttttattgacatccacaaatcttttttgtttctttttcgcAACAAACAAGTGTTTGATTAAGATACATTTTTCTTAGATATTATCtttatatcaaatcaaagatataGGAAATAAACTTCTTATCTTATTAGTTTCTAACTAGACGCGTGGTgctttttaaagatattttcttgttCAATATTATTTAAGATATTATGTTCATGTATACACACTATataattgtaatatttttaacgAGCAAATTTATATGTACcttaattgtaaaatatatatgagtgAATCACTTAAAAgtcatatataattatttattcaattttattgtGCCacataaattttagtttacgCAAATCACTAAATATCAttgcttcagttttttttttccaaatctttTGAGCCAATCTTTGTAGATATTTTGGcttgattttacaaaaaaatacgAATAAAGCGACATGCCACTCCTttgtattatataaataacCACACTATTCActataaatataacaaatacgCAACAATTAAGCAGGTAAAAAGGGACGAAATCATATACCATCTGAGAAGAATCTAGCTTAAACATTTGGCCAAATGTAGTTGTATGCATATGATATGTGCCCCCAAAAAGGTTTAGGCAATTGAGGCTAGAGTTAGGTACGTATACTAGTTGTATCGCAATCGATGGTGTGACCTTAAAGCAATAACTAAGTTGGTTAGTCACATTTTTTGCTTGTACAGCTATATATGTTCTTCTCATAGATTCATTATGTGATGATAGTGGTTCTATTTTATATTGAGCTATCGACGAGAACTCCAAGAAGTATTGCATGAGGGAGGTCTATATGGACCAAGGTACCAAGGATTTTGGAAATTAAGCATCAGGGCAAAAAGTAATGTTGCTTACTCATGTTTTACCACTTGATTTACTGGTCAGGTAAACTGAAATTTCACCCTCCAACAATTTGCCTTCTCTTGGCAGTTATGGTTTTTGAGAGtatgaaatgaaaaatttaatatcccgtttatttaattagaatttttttataattttaaatttatttgaaaatctttcttaaaatttatgttCATACCCAAAAAAACTTTCTGAAATGCGATAAGAAAATATACTCATATATGATTCATGTCTTTATTTTAATAGTAGAATGCAATCTTAGtactgaatatatatatatatatatcctcaaaaagattaaaaataaacatgtcACCTTTTAAAGAAATGCGATGGTGGAATCATGTCGACAAACACGCTGTCCAACTACTACCggatatttttgtaaattgcTTATAAAAGTTTTCATTCTTTTCAATACTAAAATTTGTCCTAGATGACAAAGTTGATATGATTAAGATAAGTatcaaaatggaaaaataaaaaaagtcattTTACAGGTAATGATAATTAAACAATTAGTTTATAGAAAATTAGGTTACATGCATGATCATTAAATCACCAATAATTATTTCACTGGTCATATGACTTCTTCGATTAAGTTAATGACTATTTGaccgtatatatatatttattttattttttaatctataaattttctgaaaagaaacaagttaCACGGTCCAAAGCCCAAAAAAGACACGCAGATCTAAGCGTTTAAGGTAAAACACTGCCATGAAGGCACACAGgtctaaaagagaaaaaaatacaagtacAAGGCCCAAACAATTCTAGACCAGAAACGACACGCATGCCTAAAGGAAGAACTGCAGAAGCACGAccaaagagaagggaaagaCTACTCCAAATACCTGAACCAAGTTGAGAGGAGAGAGAAGCCTGGAGGAGCATTAGTCTGATTCCTAAACAGAGGGTCGAGACGTGATCGAAGAAGTTTGCACATCTCCTTGATGAGGATTGCAGACGGTCTGCTGAGTTGAGTATGAAGGCAGGCGTTACGCTCTTTCCATAGAAGATAAATTGACGCCTGGAAGATAAGCTTAATGATCAAAGCAAGGTTAGGGTCCCTTGTTGCTGATTTCACCCACCAGAGATAATCCATGAACTGGACCGGAGGAGAGAAATTTAGCATAGAGGTGAAATAGAACCAAACAGCATCGCTGAAGGTGCACTCAAAGAACAGATGCTCCCTAGACTCATCATGCTGATTGCAAAGGAGGCACGTCGACAGAATGGAAAATCCCCATCTCCTTAGTTTATCCCGGGTGTGCAACCTGTTCTAAGCAACCACCCAACAGATAAAAGCATGTTTTGGAATACGATCTTTGAACCAAATTGAATTGTGCCAAGACACAGAAGGGCCAAGCGGATTAAGAGCCTGCCATGTTTTTGGGGAAGAGAAGTTTGTTGATGGAGGAAGATGATCAAGCTTCCAAAGATAAACATCGTCCTCTTCACAATCAATCATGGGACCCACGTCAGGTAAGATAGACTTAATGAGAGATATGATGGGGTTCCTACTGCGACTTACAGAAATCCACCAATTGTTATCACGGATACCGTCTCTCACCACAGAATAAAGAGGCAGACCAACAATCTGCGGACCAATAAGGCCAGACAGGTTGATTAGAGGTCCTAGACCAGTCCAGTTGTCGAGCCAAAAGCTTAAAGTAGTACCAGACCCAGCTTCACAGACCAAAAAAGGTCTAGCTAAGCTCCTTAACTTACACAGCTTCCTCCAGATCCAGCTGCCAGAGTTAGCAGGGTTTAAATCCCAGAAGTTCCTACTACCAATAAGGTTTATTTTCACCCAAGAAACCCACAGAGAACCAGCCTTCGTAAAGAGCAGAACTTCAAAGCAAAGACCTTATTCCAAGAGACTAAGCGTTTAAGGCCCAACCCCCCCCACAGTCCTTAGCAGTACAAACCACCTCCCAAGCAATTTTTGCACCCCGAGCTGAGTTAGGGGTTCCTTTCCACAGGTAGGAACTGCACATTTGTTCCAACTTAAGGAGACACTGAGTAGACAGCAGGAAAATAGAAGTTCCAGAAATTGATTGTTGAGTAAATAACAGATTTCAGAAGTTGAAGCCTACCAGCGAACGACAAGTGTCTAACAGTCCAAGAAGCAAACTTGTGGTTAATTCTAAGTATTTAACTCCAAACTTGTGGTTAATTCTAAGCAAAGTTGAAGCCTACCAGAGAGGCTGGTAGTCCTGTCTGCGCATCTTTTGGGCCATCAGAGGAACCCCCAAGTATTTAACTGGAAGAGAGCCTAGAGAGATACCAAATTTGTCAGAGATACCTCTCAATCTAGTAATATCGGCACCATCAATGAGAAGAGCTGTCTTTTGCTTGTTGATACCCAACCCCGAACCTCTTTTGAAGTCATCCAAGATAGAGAGAATCCCAGCAATGGAGGAATCAGAGTCATCGAAGAAGACCAGGACATCGTCTGCGAAACTCAGATGAGTGACAATCAGAACTAAGCACCTGGGATGAAGCTGAAATAAGGAGTTGATGGCGCTTCTGTCCAAGAGCTTAGCGAGAATATCCATCACGAGAACAAACAGGTGAGACGACATGGGGTCCCCCTGTCTGATCCCTTTCTTACCCGGAAAATAGCCAATCAATTCACGTTAAACGCAATGCTATAAGATGGAGTGGAGATACAGATTCTTATCCAATTTACAAAAGTCGGAGGGAGATCCATTGCCTTAAGAACGTTGAGAAGAAATTCCCAATTCACATTATCATAGGCCTTAGATAAATCTATCTGTAAACAGCCTCTAGAGACTTCCCCCTCAAGATGAAACCCTTCCATTAACTCTGAAGCAAGCAATACGATTTCAAAGAGTAATCTTCCCTTTATGAAACCAACTTGGTTATTTTGGACCGCCTGAGAGATGAAAAGCTTTAGAAGCTGAGATAGATTCGAGTAATAACCTTGTATATCGTGTTGCAGCAAGTCACTGGGCGAAACTGAGATAGCTTATCCGCCCCTATCACCTTAGGAATAAGAGTTATAGCCGTCATATTGAACCTTCGCAGCAAATGACATGTGGTAAAAAACTCTTTCGCAGCAGCAATAATGTTATCCTTAACCACATACCAAGAATCCCAAAAGAACTCTGCTGGGAACCCGTCCGACCCCGGGGCCTTATTCTTTGGCATAGAGAAGACAGACTGAGTGATTTCTTCAACTGAAGGAATAGCTGAAAGCTTTGCTGCAAGCGAGGTATCACAACGAAAGCGGTGCAGAGCCTTAATCGTGTCAATAGACAAAGGAACTGTATCCTCATTTTCAGAACCAAAAAGCTGAGTGTAATATGCAACAATCATATCTTTTAACTGGCTGACATTATCCACCTTTGAATCATCATTTCCTCTGAGGTACTTGATGAGATTAACAGCTTGATGAGCAATTACCATTTCATGAAAGAACCTCGTATTTGCATCTCCCTCATGAAGCCATCTTATTCGAGACTTCTGTCTATAGAACGATTCTAAGGCCAGAGCAAAGAAGTTCTAATTTTTTCTGGCCACATGCTCTTGTCTGAAAAGAGAAGTATTAGGAGTGGAAAGAAGGAGCCTCTGAATGTCTTCCAACTGAGTAAGAGCGTCTCTTGTTTTCTGATTACCAAAACCAGACCTGTTCAAGACTCTACAAGCAAGCTTTGCATTCTTTAAGCGCTCCTctaacataaatatattagaacAAATAAGAGTATCTTTCTCCCAAGCAGCCCCAATACAATCCAAGAATGTCTGGTGAGTCGCAAGGAAAGAGAAATATTTGAAGGACTTCTTAGCACGAGCATGTTGATTTACCAAGTGGATTATACAAGGTGAGTGGTCTGAGTCACCAGGAGCCTCAAACGAGGCAATGGCAGACGGAAAGGAATAAAACCATGGCCCGTTTCCTAGAGCTCTGTTCAGCTTCCTAATAATAGGATTCCCTTGCTGGTGATTAGACCAAGTACAAAAAACACCACGACTTGGAAGATCAGCCAAATCATTGACCCTCAAGCATTCTTGAAAATCATCAAGGCCCCTGATAGAAAGAGCAGTCTGACTTATTGAGTAATGCTCACTTGATGCTGC includes:
- the WNK9 gene encoding Protein kinase superfamily protein gives rise to the protein MMNNLSHLESDYSEYVEVDPTGRYGRSPQELERLYCEIHLLKTLKHKSIMKFYASWVDTDNRNINFVTEMFTSGTLRQYRLKHKRVNIRAVKNWCRQILRGLNYLHTHDPPVIHRDLKCDNIFINGNQGEVKIGDLGLAACLQHSHAAHCVGTPEFMAPEVYKEEYNQLVDIYSFGMCVLEMVTFDYPYSECSHPAQIYKRVISGKKPDGLDKVKDPEVRGFIEKCLATVSLRLSACELLDDHFLCIDESDMRRVESEKGLIDEAGTPLRHSYHIPHYSNGYYSLYNQNQWDYNGDETVESHEIDLLEFQNDDDEEEEDKRFGSVDISIKGKRRDNGDGLFLRLKTVNKEGCVRNIYFPFDIETDTAISVAREMVEELEMDDRDVTKIANMIDGEIASLVPNWSIFCSSESNRSSVGSVMDFNEMQCGRDGCEEKHGRFEEITFEITVNDSDEED
- the WNK9 gene encoding Protein kinase superfamily protein, encoding MKFYASWVDTDNRNINFVTEMFTSGTLRQYRLKHKRVNIRAVKNWCRQILRGLNYLHTHDPPVIHRDLKCDNIFINGNQGEVKIGDLGLAACLQHSHAAHCVGTPEFMAPEVYKEEYNQLVDIYSFGMCVLEMVTFDYPYSECSHPAQIYKRVISGKKPDGLDKVKDPEVRGFIEKCLATVSLRLSACELLDDHFLCIDESDMRRVESEKGLIDEAGTPLRHSYHIPHYSNGYYSLYNQNQWDYNGDETVESHEIDLLEFQNDDDEEEEDKRFGSVDISIKGKRRDNGDGLFLRLKTVNKEGCVRNIYFPFDIETDTAISVAREMVEELEMDDRDVTKIANMIDGEIASLVPNWSIFCSSESNRSSVGSVMDFNEMQCGRDGCEEKHGRFEEITFEITVNDSDEED
- the WNK9 gene encoding Protein kinase superfamily protein (WNK9; CONTAINS InterPro DOMAIN/s: Protein kinase, catalytic domain (InterPro:IPR000719), Serine/threonine-protein kinase domain (InterPro:IPR002290), Tyrosine-protein kinase, catalytic domain (InterPro:IPR020635), Serine/threonine-protein kinase-like domain (InterPro:IPR017442), Serine/threonine-protein kinase, active site (InterPro:IPR008271), Protein kinase-like domain (InterPro:IPR011009); BEST Arabidopsis thaliana protein match is: with no lysine (K) kinase 1 (TAIR:AT3G04910.1); Has 99616 Blast hits to 98814 proteins in 3222 species: Archae - 70; Bacteria - 9325; Metazoa - 35462; Fungi - 9912; Plants - 27774; Viruses - 372; Other Eukaryotes - 16701 (source: NCBI BLink).) gives rise to the protein MMNNLSHLESDYSEYVEVDPTGRYGRYNEVLGKGSSKTVYRGFDEYQGIEVAWNQVKLYDFLQSPQELERLYCEIHLLKTLKHKSIMKFYASWVDTDNRNINFVTEMFTSGTLRQYRLKHKRVNIRAVKNWCRQILRGLNYLHTHDPPVIHRDLKCDNIFINGNQGEVKIGDLGLAACLQHSHAAHCVGTPEFMAPEVYKEEYNQLVDIYSFGMCVLEMVTFDYPYSECSHPAQIYKRVISGKKPDGLDKVKDPEVRGFIEKCLATVSLRLSACELLDDHFLCIDESDMRRVESEKGLIDEAGTPLRHSYHIPHYSNGYYSLYNQNQWDYNGDETVESHEIDLLEFQNDDDEEEEDKRFGSVDISIKGKRRDNGDGLFLRLKTVNKEGCVRNIYFPFDIETDTAISVAREMVEELEMDDRDVTKIANMIDGEIASLVPNWSIFCSSESNRSSVGSVMDFNEMQCGRDGCEEKHGRFEEITFEITVNDSDEED
- the WNK9 gene encoding Protein kinase superfamily protein (WNK9; CONTAINS InterPro DOMAIN/s: Protein kinase, catalytic domain (InterPro:IPR000719), Serine/threonine-protein kinase domain (InterPro:IPR002290), Tyrosine-protein kinase, catalytic domain (InterPro:IPR020635), Serine/threonine-protein kinase-like domain (InterPro:IPR017442), Protein kinase-like domain (InterPro:IPR011009), Serine/threonine-protein kinase, active site (InterPro:IPR008271); BEST Arabidopsis thaliana protein match is: with no lysine (K) kinase 1 (TAIR:AT3G04910.2); Has 1807 Blast hits to 1807 proteins in 277 species: Archae - 0; Bacteria - 0; Metazoa - 736; Fungi - 347; Plants - 385; Viruses - 0; Other Eukaryotes - 339 (source: NCBI BLink).), which codes for MAPEVYKEEYNQLVDIYSFGMCVLEMVTFDYPYSECSHPAQIYKRVISGKKPDGLDKVKDPEVRGFIEKCLATVSLRLSACELLDDHFLCIDESDMRRVESEKGLIDEAGTPLRHSYHIPHYSNGYYSLYNQNQWDYNGDETVESHEIDLLEFQNDDDEEEEDKRFGSVDISIKGKRRDNGDGLFLRLKTVNKEGCVRNIYFPFDIETDTAISVAREMVEELEMDDRDVTKIANMIDGEIASLVPNWSIFCSSESNRSSVGSVMDFNEMQCGRDGCEEKHGRFEEITFEITVNDSDEED